Proteins encoded together in one Scheffersomyces stipitis CBS 6054 chromosome 5, complete sequence window:
- a CDS encoding sporulation deficiency: protein MSHPTQNTTNDISSSSDSSSTSDTASNALSASSAHGLQAVHVNAAREMVSLHTRGRLPPGIQHPIAAGSSSSVSSSFVGSASSVSASFAAKVSVPANSHQGQCNNPQCEHCGQVIIPSPAASYPLEDRPSITINNWSIFTQKRPILNSAELDYLSENRFDFPLPEMIFGNNVVKIVNDTTGEAIEFNALDALDSLEDDCKLKVSYHQEWLNSRRSKQSSSSEKSEKALKENSTRDLKTFTDNLDTLKPYDWTYSPNYKGTETNLTLYETTEEIPVKKLLQPDPILFFDESILFEDELGDNGISMLSTKIRVMPGCLLLLCRFFLRIDNVIFRVRDTRVFIDFETNLLLREHKEQEYPYDDLFKKITTSKNANTNDPKKLLRDTNWVSQNIPVVRTIRETNQKPESV from the exons ATGTCCCATCCGACACAGAATACCACCAACGACATCCTGCTGCTGTCTGACTCGTCCAGTACGTCCGATACTGCGTCCAATGCGttgtctgcttcttctgc ACACGGACTTCAGGCCGTTCATGTCAATGCCGCCAGAGAAATGGTCAGTCTCCATACCAGGGGTCGATTGCCTCCTGGGATTCAGCATCCGATAGCTGCCGGgctgtcttcttcagtttc CAGCTCATTTGTCGGGTCTGCGTCTTCTGTATCAGCTTCCTTTGCTGCAAAAGTGTCGGTTCCAGCAAATTCACACCAGGGCCAGTGCAACAACCCACAATGTGAACATTGTGGCCAGGTGATAATACCGTCACCAGCGGCATCGTATCCACTTGAAGATAGGCCGTCTATAACCATAAACAATTGGAGCATCTTTACGCAAAAAAGACCAATTTTAAACTCGGCAGAATTGGACTATTTGAGTGAAAATCGCTTCGACTTCCCACTACCGGAAATGATCTTTGGCAATAATGTTGTGAAGATTGTAAATGACACCACAGGAGAAGCAATTGAGTTTAATGCTCTTGATGCTCTTGACTCGTTGGAAGACGACTGTAAGTTGAAAGTGAGCTATCACCAAGAATGGCTCAACTCGCGACGTTCAAAACAATCTCTGctgtctgaaaaatcggAAAAAGCTCTTAAGGAAAACTCAACGAGAGATCTCAAGACGTTCACAGACAACTTGGATACGCTAAAACCGTACGACTGGACATATTCGCCCAACTACAAGGGCACAgaaaccaacttgacaTTGTACGAAACCACAGAAGAGATTCCTGTGAAAAAGCTACTTCAGCCAGATCccattcttttcttcgacGAGTCGATACTTTTTGAGGACGAACTTGGTGATAACGGCATTCTGATGCTTCTGACCAAAATTCGGGTGATGCCTGGATGCcttttgttgttgtgtCGGTTCTTCCTTCGAATCGACAATGTAATTTTCAGAGTAAGAGACACGAGAGTGTTCATAGACTTTGAGACGAATCTTCTTTTACGAGAGCACAAGGAACAAGAATATCCTTACGACgatcttttcaagaagatcacTACTTCTAAAAACGCCAACACTAACGACCCCAAAAAGCTCTTGCGGGACACCAATTGGGTGTCGCAGAATATTCCTGTAGTCAGAACAATTCGAGAAACGAACCAAAAGCCGGAATCTGTCTAA
- the SOD4.1 gene encoding mitochondrial 37S ribosomal protein RSM26 (go_function superoxide dismutase activity; metal ion binding~go_process superoxide metabolism): MFCKGTRHTIGQTAFGIVRRGLHQVPVLKNQTKFAQSGIEGLYSAKGFNSIWTEYQKYLTLNLTLHTNGTENELKTPYQILLHTAKQTTEQHIFHYASQAHNNHFFVEQLTDKEEAAKTRPSRLLMEKLAYEDISDVETFRDRMLLLADSSFGQGWVFLVERPDKSLKVVRCNNDGTPYYYGKNQSLDLNGGVDEGSFEYLNKLNERAAEGERDYSLPILAINCWEHAYITDYGVSGKADYLTNMWECINWDVVNKRLFQI; this comes from the coding sequence ATGTTTTGCAAGGGAACACGCCATACAATTGGACAGACGGCGTTTGGCATTGTGCGCCGTGGTCTTCACCAAGTTCCCGTTTTAAAAAATCAAACAAAATTTGCCCAAtctggaattgaaggaCTCTACTCAGCCAAAGGCTTCAACAGTATCTGGACAGAATACCAGAAGTACTTGACGTTGAACTTGACGTTGCACACAAATGGCACAGAGAATGAGCTCAAGACTCCATACCAGATTTTGCTCCACACAGCCAAACAGACAACTGAACAACATATTTTCCACTACGCTTCCCAGGCTCACAATAATCACTTCTTTGTAGAACAGCTTACAGACAAAGAGGAAGCTGCCAAGACCAGACCGTCACGTTTATTGATGGAAAAGCTTGCTTATGAAGACATTTCCGACGTAGAGACTTTCCGAGACAGAATGCTCCTTTTAGCGGACTCCTCGTTTGGCCAGGGCTGGGTGTTCCTTGTAGAAAGACCAGATAAGTCGTTGAAGGTTGTGAGATGCAACAACGATGGTACACCTTACTACTACGGCAAAAACCAGTCGTTGGACTTGAATGGTGGAGTTGATGAGGGCAGTTTCgagtacttgaacaagttgaacgaaaGAGCTGCAGAGGGTGAAAGAGACTACTCTCTTCCAATCTTGGCAATCAACTGCTGGGAACATGCCTACATCACTGATTACGGGGTTTCGGGAAAAGCTGACTACTTGACCAATATGTGGGAATGCATCAACTGGGACGTAGTGAACAAGAGACTTTTCCAGATCTAA